gaccctaaagagattaagcatgcgaattacccaaacatcaaaatttgtgccatcgaaactaagagtgtcagagaatcctaatcccctagtcgacatctttactctctaggcggttaagcctaacaaagagagacgaggctctgataccaattgaaagatcgtggatgtcgcctagagggggggtgaataggcgctttaaaataattacggtttaggcttgaacaaatgcggaataaacctagcggttaatttgtcaagcacaaaacctacaacaactaggctcacctatgtgcaccaacaacttatgctaagcaagataaacctacttaggtgatagcaagatatatgacaagaaacaatatggctatcacaaaagtGCATAAgtaagggctcgggtaagagataaccgaggcacgcggagacgacgatgtatcctgaagttcacacccttgcggatgctaatctccgtttggagcggtgtggaggcacaatgctccccaagaagccactagggccaccgtaatctcctcacgccctcgcacaatgcaagatgccgtgattccactaagggacccttgagggcggtcaccgaacccgtacaaatggcaacccttgggggcggtcaccgaacccgtacactttggcaacccttgggggcggtcaccggaacccgtcaaattgctcggggcgatctccacaacctaattggagaccccgacgcttgcccggagctttacaccacaatgattgagctccgaacaccaccaaccgtctagggcgcccaagcacccaagaggaacaagctcaagggtaccaagcacccaagagtaataagcttctcaacttgtaacttccacgtatcaccatggagaactcaaaccgatgcaccaaatgcaatggcaagggcacacggagtgcccaagtccttctctctcaaatcccaccgaagcaactaatgctagggaggaaaatgagaggaagaacaagaaggagaacaccaagaactccaagatctagatccaaggggttcccctcacatagaggagaaagtgattggtggaaatgtggatctagatcccctctctcttttccctcaaaaactagcaagaatccatggagggattgagagttagcaagctcgaagaatgTCAACAATGTgggaagaacacaagctcaaaggataaggttcaatggggaagaagacccccttttataggtggggaaaaatccaaccgttatgctcacagcccgcacagagcggtactaccgctagggcggtagtacccctttgaaaaacaacaacgaggaggcaaaaggccagtagaaccgccggagcggtactaccgctcgtccccacggtactaccgctcgacctcacggtactaccgctagggatagcggtactaccgcaagtggtagcggtactactgcttgcgagcggtacaaaaaaaatacttccgtgcctacttccgctgagcaaaacacgagattttggtccgaagcggtactaccgctcaggagccacggtagtaccgctcccaagagcggtactaaaaaattacatccgcagcagcccctttaaaggacaccaaaactgacacaacttctgcaaacggactccgaattcgacgaaaccaagtttgttggaaagctagcgacaagggctaacacaatcttgatagaaataccaataataagcaaatgagaaaaggaccaaaagaaaatggtgagaacccttccgcggataagaccggtaaaacctccaacaccgaaaacatcatagaagacgcatggaaactccgttttcgatgaactcaagcttgtcatcaagatggccataagctctaagactcacaaagagaaccaaacaagaaccaagaaacatgatgcaaggatgcaatggtttgagctctcgacgaacgatacgatcaagctactcacttgagagccccccttgatagtacatctatcgatcctataacccggtctccaaactatcaccatgagaccggtaaaatataaaacctatcaagggcaatcctttgccttgcacgaagtccacttgagctagatgatgacgatcttgactccctcaactTGGACCACATTTCTTGATTGCAttcgctcgatgaagactagttgattgctcccccatactccactaagggtgagccactctttggcacatcttcacaagtccattgataccataatggacggcaagctacaagcatgatttcttcgtgatgctccacttgagcttgcacaacacaaccttgatttgatatcatcctccatgggttgtatgtgatcttcctcttgacgcaagcccatggaagataacctaaccccacatagaactctcacaaagaccatgggttagtacacaaagcgtaattgacaatgcttaccataccatgggatcgcttgatccctctcggtacatcttctacgctttgtgtgttgatcaacttgaaacactctctgtacttagtcttgatcaaccttgaatctttccaactctattcatttggatgatgtaagaccaatctttggataattccttaatagcaccttggtcatcacaaactctccttgaaaccaacaaatggacttcaagaaaagcctatggacaaacccttcaaatataactcaaggcaaccattagtccatagagattgtcatcaattaccaaaaccaaacatgggggcaccgcatgttctttcaataagtactgtaccaaaccaattcatatatatattttgcattatatctaccgtattccaacttttctatggaaaaaactcatcaaataaaaccatagagccatcaaaataagcacacaaagcaaagaaaacagaatctgtcaaaacagaacagtctgtagcaatatgactaTTTcaaaaacttatggaactccaaaaactctgaaaaacgaggatgacctgggtaatttgtatattaatcttctgcaaaaagaattggcattttatcatgctctggtaaaaaataagaattgttttcgtgagcgcaaaagtttctgtttttcagcaagatcaaacaactatcacccaagaagatcctatcggttctacttggcacaaacactaattaaaacacaaaaaaacacaatcatgacagtagcataattgtgctaacactcaagaacagaaagcaaaaagtaaaaacaaaatttattcattgggttgcctcccaacaagcgctatagttctacgcccttagctaggcataaagcaaggatctaactTTTGTCTTCcaaagttttggcaacttttgtaagggttttctcaaacccgggaggctctttacgcttccctaaatttccggaaagagaccatcttaagatccaaaatatccaatcgcttgttgcaaagagtaatcagggtattcatgcgattgatactaccattgaggtgtttgaggggttcattatatttctgtatttcaaccatatgtttatgcaaatcaccaagtttatcCAACATTTAGACTCCCTCAGGGGTaaaagaaaaccccttcttttgaggtggaattcctaaaattccttctaaaatttcataggcagcattggcatcaagctcaataaaattcctttggtggcaaaaatccagaagttgtctatgatgcaaagccaatcctatgtaaaaattacgaagcaaaaccTTAGCATCCCCCTTTAAACTAGAAATACGatacgattccataagcctataccaggcatctttcaaattttctccttgtctttgcttgaagtaaagaacttcaaaatcgggtgacaaaggaggagtaggaacGCTAGCCATCAAGACTGGaaagcaagaaaacggcgaacgaaaaagagaggtgaataaaatggcaaatttttgttaagtgggggagaggaaaacgagaggcaaatggcaaataatgtaaattttgaggagatgagatttgtgattaggaacttggtatatgttgaagatcctccccggcaacggcgccagaaattccttttgatgtcgcttgaagctacgtcggtatttctccaaagaggaagggatgatgcagcacagcggcggtaggtatttccctcagatatgaaaccaaggttatcgaactagtaggagaaccaagcaacacaacgtaaacagcccctgcacacaaataacaaccactcacaacccgacatgttaaaggggttgtcaatcccttccgagaaacggcgctagaaattggcaaacggacatgagataaaattgcagtagattgatagatcggccgccaaataaaataaataagaataaaacacagcaaggtatttttgtatttttggtttaatagatctgaaaataaatgcaaaggaaacgtagatcgcaaaggcaaatatatgagaaagagacccgggggccgtaggtttcactagtggcttctctcgagaaaaatagcaaatggtgggtgaacaaattacttttgggcaattgatagaacttcaaataatcatgacaatatccaggcaatgatcattatataggcatcacgtccaagattagtagaccgactcctgcctgcatctactactattactccacacatcaaccgctatccagcatgcatctagtgtattaagttcatggaagaacagagtaatgcaataagaatgatgacatgatgtagacaagatctatctatgtagagatagaccccatcgttttatccttagtagcaacgatacatacgtgtcaattccccttctgtcactgggatcaagcaccgtaagatcgaacccactacaaagcacctcttcccattgcaagataaatagatcaagttggccaaacaaaacccaaatatcggagaagaaatacgaggctataagggatcatgcatataagacatcaaagaaactcaaataactttcatggatataaaaagacagatctgatcataaactcaaagttcatcgatcccaacaaacacaccgcaaaagagttacatcatatggatctacaagagatcattgtattgagaattcagagagagagagagagatgaagccatctagctactcactacggacccgaaggtctacaaataactactcatgcatcatcggagaggcgccaatggagctggtgaaccccatccgagatggtgtctagattggatctggactctgcggcggctggatgaatatttcgtcgactcccctagggttttgggaatattggggtatttattgagcaaagaggcggtccggggggcacccgaggtgggcacagcccaccagggcgcgccaggcgcgccctggtgtgttgtgctctcctcagagcaccccccaggcgcagccatggcccattatgttccttctagtaaaaaaatctccgtgaagtttcgttgtgtttggactccgtctgatattgatttcctgcgatgtaaaaaaacatgcagaaaacagcaactggcacttggcactatgtcaataggttagtaccaaaaaatgatataaaatgactataaaatgattataaaacatccaagattgataatataacagcatggaacaataaaaaattatagatatgttggagacgtatcaactcccccccatggcgcgcccctcttggccgccggcctctctcccccctccttcatattgtcgtagtgcttaggtgaagccctgcgcggatcacatcaccaacaccgtctccacaccgtcgtgctgacggaactctccctcgaccctctattggatcaagagctcgagggacgtcatcgtgctgaacgtgtgctaaacacggaggtgccgtacgtttggtacttggatctgttggatcgtgaagacgtttgactacatcaaccgcgttactaaacgcttccgctttcggtctacgagggtacatggacacactctctcctctcgttgctatgcatatcctagatagatcttgcgtgatcgtaggaatatttttgaaatactgcgttccccaacataattAAGACAACACTCTCACATGAAGCCCGTTTAAATATCATCATGGTGGAAGGAAACATCAAATGCCACCCATTCCCCTTTGTTCGACACCCAACCCACGCCACCAGGCTTCCTTTGCTATGACCTAGAGATATGCGTGGCGGTCGAGCTCCCTCCCAGCCCTTTGAAGCTACCACTCCATCCGGTAGAAAAGGAGGAATACTTGGTGAACATGAAGATCCTTCGCTGGTACATCTATTCCTGTCTCGgctgtctcatcaccagatccaacCACAAGAcataatctaggttttcaccctaaagaataagtctgagcatatccgagcaatTCCTTCAACAATGTAACGATGTAAGAAAAAACATCGCCATTGTCAGGTATAACCACTCGGGTCTGACCCAGGTTTTTGCCACAGATATTGAGACTGGGTGCTTGAGTAGCACCCCTATCGAAGTCACTCATGTATTGTCATCACCACTTTTTTGTGATCCCAACAGCTACATGACGATGTGACCGTCGCCACCGCACAACCATCCCTATGCATCCATTGTCCATACTTTGTATCTCGCTGCCGAAATCAACCATCAATTCAGGAGAGATGAACTCCCAAAGACCTTTCTATGACCACCTGCGCCGTAGAGACGTAGGAAGTCGATGCAGTACCGTTTGCACTCACCACCATTCGTCCGATCGTATCTGGATCACCACCACCAAGCCGTGAATCTTAGCGCCAGCGGCCAGCCACCACACACGCGGAAGGTCAGCACTTGTCGTTGCGGTCCACATCCAGTAGAGAGCCCAACGCACACCCGACCCCTACGCCATATCCGATCGGACCTGACCGGAGACCGGCCCGCACATGAAGGTCCACACACATCACTACCTGGCCCTCCACGGCTCCATATCCGCGCCTCCACACCTACCCATCTGTTCCACTCGTCCGCCCTAAGCCGCCGCCAAGAGAAGCAGCCATGACGCCATGGATCAGATCAGGGGCCCACCCCCGCGAGCCTGAGTGCCCCGTGCCACCCGACGCCATGGATCCCCCACCACCGCCATCGGCAACCCAGGCTTAGCTTGGCGGCTTCCTCTGAGGACTACGGAGGAAGGAGGAAAGAAGGAGCAGCGGGTACCAGCAACTAGGCTTTGTGTGTCCTCCCGAGTTGCCCGCGCGGGGGACACAACACAGGACAGGGGCCTCGCTCGTGGATCTTGTTTCCTTGcctatttggtttgtaggattcAGACAATGTAGGAACAAATAACACTGTAAGAGAATGATAGGAATGCAGGTGGAATTCTATAAACTTGCTCGTTTGGTTCGCATGAACACAAAAAATATAGGAATGCTACTACACACAGTCAATTTAAAGTCGAACCACGTGAAAAAGTATAATAGGATGTTATTATGCCACTAAATAATCATGTCTCGTGCTTCCTGCGTATGAGCTTTTAAAAGAGGTCCGAGTGTAGGCATGTAAATGGCAAATAAACGATGCCCACAAATCCCGTTTAGTCAGGTTTAGCTAGCTCAATAGTTCATTTTTGCTGGAAAAAAACTTCACTGAAGTGTTAGACCATAAGTGGGCTTAAACGGTATTAAAATGACCCGGTTTACATCCCTGACCTAGTGGATTGGATCAAAGTTTTTCTCTCTCCATTTTTTCCTTTACTCTATTCCTTTGAACGAAACAAACAAATAGTGACCCTAAAGAATCATGTTCCATGAAGTAAGAAACGAACCCCCTTCCCCTCGCATCGTCCTCCCGAGGGCGACTTGAGGGTTCCCTTCCCCGGCCGCCGCCAACCCCCCTTCTCGGACCTcccctcctcgccgtcgccggaggcaGTCGCCGGGCTCCCCGCGCGGCCGCTGATGAGTGCGGCGGCGGGGTTCTCTGCCGCTGGGCAGGGGGCTAGGGATCGGGGCGGCGGCTCCAGGTGGTGCGGGCGGCGTCCCTTGGCACGGTGGGCCCCCTCTGCCCGGCCGTGTGGGTGGCAGGCCGGCGGTGGATCCGAGCGGCTGGTGGTCGAGTCCCCGCGTCTGGCCTCTCCAGATCTGAAGACGCCTCCTTTGGCTCTTGCTGCGGCCTCTCCTACGCATTGTCTTGCCGGATCCGGTGGACAAcgttgtggtggtggtgggggggagcCCTGGATCAGGGTAACCtcttgtccggcggcggcggccacaTCGTCGGCGGCGCTCCGGGCGTCGCTCCCCTTCCCGAAGGCGACGTTGAGGTCCATCTTCCTCCCCTCGTCCCTCCCCTGCTCCCGGGTGAAAATCCACAACCTTGGTTGGGCGGCGACGGTGCTCCTGCacctccttcttgaaggcgtcgttttGGGTTGTGGGATGGAGGGTGGCCTGCGGCAAGCCTTTGGTGTCCTAGTTAGCGGCGGATCCTTCGTCCAGCGGTGACTTCCCGCCATGGAGGAGCGATGTCCTCCTCAAGCTGCTTCATTTCCTCCTCTGCGCAGTCCGGTTGTCCGGTGGGTCGACGCCCTCGGCCTGGGCGAGAGGGGATAGTGGTCCCCTCTACGGCGATCTGGTCGCGTTGTTGGAGGAGTGTCGCCGGTCTTGGTGTGGCTCGGCCCTCCTAGTGGCGTCGTTGCCCATTGCTCGCCGTGTCTTCTTGAAGTGCTCTGTTCCTATGGCTACTGTCTGCGACCTGCTCCTCATGTGCGAGTTGCAACTTGTGGCTTCGGGTGTGCTCGAGTGGTTGCCCTGTTTTCTTGCTGGCTCTGGTGAGAGCAGCTCCGCTTTTGCCTTCGGCGTGTCGACGGCGAGCTCCTTCCTTGGCGCAATCCTGTCTAGCCCTGTTAGGTCTCCAAGTTGTACTCTTTTTATTTTCTGGTCGTAGATTTTAGCCCCATCGGTGCCTTGTATCTGCTGCCTGGGGTTGCATCCCCGTTTTCCTTTTTATCTTCGGTTGTATGGTGTGCTCTTGTAATTCTGGCCGGTTgttggctttgttaattcaaagccggatGAAGATCGAGCCCTACTCGGGCTCGGTTCGATCCTTTCATTAAAAAAAAATAAATCATATTCCATCAAAGCTTTTGTCTTTGTTGGTTAGATTATCTGTAGGGAGCAAGCCAAACAGTAGCAATGGTCTCCATTCAATTAACAATGATATCCATTGACCACTGTCGACGCAAAGCTTAATCATCAGCACGCCCTTCTTATTAGGAGTAGTAACTAGGACCAACTAATTTAAGCAGACTAGTCACCTCGTGTTGGATCCAGCCAACTTCCAGCTCATACCTCATCATGCATGCCGATACTGTGCTTGCCACTCCATTACACGTATGCGCTTTACAAGCTAAAAACGGATAGCCATCATATGGAACAGCTAGCAATGGCGCAACAACCAAGGCAAGAATCGGCTCACGAGGAGCTTGGCGCCATGAAGAACACGGCAGTGCTTGAATATTTTTGAAGTACTAGCTAGTACTGTTCATCAGCCGTCTGATTTGTTTTGAGATCAAAGATGAGGCATACAGGACAGGGTCTGAGAGTGGTGAAAATCGATCAAAAACAAGATACACACTCCTATTTCCAGTTAACAATGCATACTGCGCATACCCATGTATTTCTTTGATTCTTTCTTTGCCGCAAAGGGGGGTGATAAGGGGATTGTATAGGTGCGACAGAactttttttttcagaatttttatcaTAACACCGCAAGATTGATCGACGATCACACGTACATGAATACAAAAAGAATATGAATCGGCCGCGAAAATTACAAGAAATACTGGACAGAAAAACAAAACCCCTGTATACTTCTAGAACACATACGATGTATGTATATTCGCACCTAGGTACTCAATTATACGCTACTTGATCAACCCATAATCGTTCAATATATACCATCCGTCTATACGTGCGATATATGCACGTATATATACGTCATACCACAAGAGCAGAGGTTGCCAACTAGCTAGGGGAGTCGCCATGGCCATGCCCTTCGCAGAGCTCCGAGAGCGCCCTGAGGAGCTCCACCCTGACCCGGAGCTGCGCGATGTAGTCGGCCGTGCGGACGAGCAGCCGGTCGGTGGGCATAACCGCCGCCCCGGGGACCAGCCGCCGCAGCTCCCGCACCTtccgccccaccgccgccgaccGCCGGCGACGGCTCGAGcacagcgacctcctcctcctggcgatCTCCATGCCGAACGGATCAGCAGGACAATCAATGAAatgtgctagctagctagctctctaGCAGCTACGCTACGTGCGGTACGTGTAGGCGTAGCGTGGCCCTGTGGTCGACGTGACGACGTTGATGGGGAGGGAGGGAGAGCTG
This window of the Triticum aestivum cultivar Chinese Spring chromosome 5D, IWGSC CS RefSeq v2.1, whole genome shotgun sequence genome carries:
- the LOC123124755 gene encoding transcription factor bHLH150; amino-acid sequence: MEIARRRRSLCSSRRRRSAAVGRKVRELRRLVPGAAVMPTDRLLVRTADYIAQLRVRVELLRALSELCEGHGHGDSPS